In the Paludisphaera rhizosphaerae genome, one interval contains:
- a CDS encoding DUF3467 domain-containing protein, with protein MSEPESSQQPVTTEVIVDDSSTVPSYSNFCRVTATPEEVILDFGLNPQPFAQGRQDVKANQRLVMNFYTAKRLLTALGMTIQRHEGTFGQIELDVRRRAHIPQPGAPTGPKGVVE; from the coding sequence ATGAGCGAGCCCGAATCCTCCCAGCAGCCGGTCACGACCGAGGTCATCGTCGACGATTCCTCGACGGTCCCCTCGTACTCGAACTTCTGCCGCGTGACGGCCACTCCCGAGGAGGTGATCCTCGATTTCGGCCTCAACCCGCAGCCGTTCGCCCAGGGTCGTCAGGACGTGAAGGCGAACCAGCGGCTGGTCATGAACTTCTACACCGCCAAGCGGCTCCTCACCGCGCTGGGGATGACCATCCAGCGGCACGAAGGGACCTTCGGCCAGATCGAGCTGGACGTTCGCCGTCGCGCTCACATTCCGCAGCCGGGCGCGCCGACCGGCCCGAAGGGCGTCGTCGAGTAA
- a CDS encoding 3-deoxy-D-manno-octulosonic acid transferase — MPLVLNAIYVAMLVLLSPVLGYRMIRSGKYRDGLWEKFAGDAPNRIGDGPCLWFHAVSVGEVLLLRPLVREMARRRPNWQVVISTTTPTGLAVARRTFPELITFYAPLDFSWATQRAVGRIRPTVLALVELEVWPNLIRSAKRAGAKVAIINARLSERSHRGYRRIRGPLGPTLHRIDAVAAQDEDYARRFVDLGIPAERVSVTGSVKYDGLESDRNNARTRELRSELGLSTADLVFVAGSTMEGEEAAALEAYRAAKKDHPRLRLILVPRHAERFDEVARWLETGGEQVVRRSEGRVEPSSPGLNAPVVLIDTIGELGAVWGLADVAFVGGSLLPGRGGQNMMEPAAYGASVMFGPHTANFRETVAQLLARNAARRVAGPRELALHLCEDLDEPEAAAARGEAGRRFVLAQHGASGRTLVELDRLVESSYAQKSA; from the coding sequence ATGCCGCTGGTCTTGAACGCGATCTACGTTGCGATGCTGGTTCTGCTCTCGCCCGTGCTTGGCTATCGAATGATCCGCTCGGGCAAGTATCGCGACGGGCTCTGGGAGAAGTTCGCGGGAGACGCCCCGAACCGGATCGGCGACGGCCCCTGTCTGTGGTTCCACGCCGTGAGCGTGGGCGAGGTTCTGCTGCTCCGTCCGCTGGTCCGTGAGATGGCCCGGCGGCGGCCGAACTGGCAGGTGGTGATCTCGACGACGACCCCCACCGGCCTGGCGGTCGCACGACGGACCTTCCCGGAGCTGATCACCTTCTACGCGCCGCTCGACTTCAGTTGGGCCACTCAACGCGCCGTTGGGCGGATTCGTCCCACCGTGCTGGCTCTCGTCGAGTTGGAAGTGTGGCCCAACCTGATTCGCTCCGCCAAACGGGCGGGGGCGAAGGTGGCGATCATCAACGCCCGGCTCAGCGAACGGAGCCATCGGGGCTACCGGCGAATTCGCGGCCCGCTCGGCCCGACGCTGCACCGAATCGACGCCGTGGCCGCCCAGGACGAGGATTACGCCCGTCGGTTCGTTGATCTCGGCATTCCCGCCGAACGGGTCAGCGTCACCGGATCGGTGAAATACGACGGCCTGGAGAGCGATCGCAACAACGCCCGTACCCGGGAGTTGCGCTCGGAGTTGGGGCTGTCGACCGCCGACCTCGTCTTTGTGGCCGGCAGTACGATGGAAGGAGAGGAGGCGGCTGCGCTCGAGGCTTATCGAGCGGCCAAGAAGGATCATCCTCGCCTTCGCCTGATTCTCGTCCCGCGTCATGCCGAGCGGTTCGACGAGGTCGCCCGCTGGCTGGAGACGGGGGGAGAACAGGTCGTCCGCCGCAGCGAAGGGCGGGTCGAGCCTTCGTCGCCTGGTCTCAACGCTCCGGTGGTTCTGATCGACACGATCGGCGAGTTAGGAGCCGTCTGGGGCCTGGCCGACGTCGCCTTCGTGGGCGGGAGCCTGCTGCCGGGCCGCGGGGGCCAGAACATGATGGAGCCGGCCGCCTATGGGGCGTCGGTGATGTTCGGTCCGCATACCGCCAATTTTCGCGAGACGGTCGCGCAACTCCTGGCCAGGAACGCGGCTCGGCGTGTGGCGGGGCCCCGTGAACTGGCGCTCCATCTCTGTGAGGACCTCGACGAACCGGAGGCTGCGGCGGCTCGCGGCGAGGCGGGGCGTCGGTTCGTTCTGGCCCAGCATGGGGCCTCGGGACGGACGCTCGTCGAACTGGATCGACTGGTGGAATCGTCGTACGCCCAAAAGTCGGCTTGA
- a CDS encoding SEC-C metal-binding domain-containing protein, whose translation MEAFLIDLARKKYEGAKLSEELTTRLDAVFPKSASRDKHPIATDSKAIAGLLDWARKAIGYSGTDEEFAALSPEDARETLVAALDAKIRPEMREMEKVLLLQILDASWMEHLRAMDHLRSSIGLQGYAQIDPKVEFKREGMRIFGEMWNGIADRVTDLIFRVEQFDPEFLSYLGSRWKLERAQTIHGAEAAASSLAATPSLDAGDGVRQAQDDAIEASQTSDKRKEPVRNVGKKVGRNDPCPCGSGKKFKACCMRKESSVDTF comes from the coding sequence ATGGAAGCGTTCCTGATCGACCTGGCCCGCAAGAAGTACGAGGGGGCGAAGCTCTCCGAGGAGCTGACGACCCGCCTGGACGCCGTCTTTCCGAAGTCGGCCTCTCGCGATAAGCACCCCATCGCAACCGACTCAAAGGCCATCGCCGGGCTGCTGGATTGGGCCCGCAAGGCGATCGGTTACTCGGGGACGGACGAGGAATTCGCGGCGCTTTCTCCCGAGGACGCCCGCGAGACCCTCGTCGCCGCGCTCGACGCCAAGATTCGGCCCGAGATGCGGGAGATGGAGAAGGTTCTGCTTCTCCAGATCCTGGACGCGAGCTGGATGGAACACCTTCGGGCGATGGACCACCTGCGGAGCTCGATCGGGCTGCAAGGGTACGCCCAGATCGATCCCAAGGTCGAGTTCAAGCGCGAGGGTATGCGGATCTTCGGCGAGATGTGGAACGGCATCGCCGACCGCGTCACCGACCTGATCTTCCGCGTCGAGCAGTTCGACCCCGAGTTCCTCTCGTACCTCGGCTCGCGCTGGAAGCTGGAGCGAGCCCAGACGATCCACGGCGCGGAGGCTGCAGCCTCATCGCTGGCCGCCACGCCCTCGCTCGACGCCGGCGACGGCGTCCGACAGGCTCAGGACGACGCCATCGAGGCCTCTCAGACCTCCGACAAGCGGAAGGAACCCGTCCGCAACGTTGGAAAAAAGGTCGGTCGGAACGACCCTTGCCCCTGCGGGTCTGGAAAAAAATTCAAAGCCTGCTGCATGCGGAAGGAGTCGTCGGTCGATACATTCTGA
- a CDS encoding sulfatase, which produces MNRGMVGSTFAALAVALVCGSPALLGEEPAKKAQPNVLFIAVDDLRPEFGAYGQSYVKTPNIDRLASRGVTFDRAYCQQAVCSPSRSSLLTGMRPDSTKVYDLVTHFRVALPEAVTLPQFFKENGYFVRGMGKLYHPGYDDPKSWSVPWETEQAVGYALEENRKARQESVAAAKAAGKTAKAANQAGRGPAYEGADVSDETFLDGKIALKAVKALQEQADRLKTDDARPFFLGVGFARPHLPFVSPKKYWDLYDASTITLAPNPFRQEGAPEYAVLDSGELRNYYGIPKKGPVPDDLARTLKHGYYASISYMDAQVGKVLDELDRLGLREKTIVVFWGDHGWKLGEHAAWCKHSNVELDTRVPLIVAAPGVAPAGAHSKGLVEFVDIYPTLADLAGLTPPKELEGASFAPLLRSPDRAWKSAAFSQYPRGPQKLMGYTLHTDRYRLTEWVAQANHAKVEAVELYDLQTDPQENHNIAADPAQAETLAKLTAQLRAGWRSAVPAVEVNR; this is translated from the coding sequence ATGAATCGAGGGATGGTCGGCTCCACATTCGCGGCGCTCGCCGTTGCGTTGGTCTGCGGTTCTCCCGCCCTGCTCGGCGAGGAACCCGCGAAGAAGGCCCAGCCGAATGTCTTGTTCATCGCCGTGGATGACCTGCGGCCGGAATTCGGGGCGTACGGCCAGTCGTACGTGAAGACGCCGAACATCGACCGCCTCGCGTCCCGAGGCGTGACCTTCGATCGAGCCTACTGCCAGCAGGCGGTCTGTTCGCCTTCGCGGTCGAGCTTGCTGACCGGGATGCGGCCGGACTCGACGAAGGTCTACGACCTCGTCACCCACTTCCGCGTCGCTCTCCCTGAGGCGGTGACGCTGCCTCAGTTCTTCAAGGAGAACGGCTATTTCGTCCGCGGCATGGGAAAGCTCTACCACCCGGGATACGACGATCCGAAGTCGTGGTCGGTCCCCTGGGAAACCGAGCAGGCCGTCGGCTACGCGCTTGAGGAAAACCGGAAGGCGCGTCAGGAGAGCGTCGCCGCGGCGAAGGCCGCGGGCAAGACGGCCAAGGCCGCCAATCAGGCCGGGCGCGGTCCGGCTTACGAAGGGGCCGACGTCTCGGACGAGACCTTCCTCGACGGCAAGATCGCACTGAAGGCGGTCAAGGCGCTTCAAGAGCAGGCGGATCGGCTGAAGACGGACGACGCCCGGCCGTTCTTCCTGGGGGTCGGCTTCGCCCGCCCACACCTGCCTTTCGTCTCTCCCAAGAAGTACTGGGATCTGTACGACGCTTCGACGATCACGCTGGCTCCGAATCCTTTCCGCCAGGAAGGCGCTCCGGAATACGCCGTGCTCGACAGCGGCGAGCTTCGAAACTATTACGGGATCCCGAAAAAGGGGCCGGTGCCCGACGACCTCGCCCGCACCCTCAAGCATGGCTATTACGCGTCGATCAGCTACATGGACGCCCAGGTCGGCAAGGTTCTCGACGAGTTGGATCGTCTCGGTCTGCGCGAGAAGACCATCGTCGTCTTCTGGGGAGACCACGGCTGGAAGCTGGGCGAGCACGCCGCCTGGTGCAAGCACTCCAACGTCGAGCTGGATACGCGCGTCCCCCTGATCGTCGCGGCCCCAGGCGTTGCTCCGGCCGGCGCTCACTCGAAAGGCCTCGTGGAGTTCGTCGACATCTATCCGACGCTCGCGGATCTCGCCGGTCTGACCCCGCCGAAGGAACTCGAAGGGGCCAGCTTCGCCCCCCTGCTCCGCTCGCCCGACCGGGCATGGAAGTCGGCCGCCTTCAGCCAGTATCCCCGTGGCCCTCAGAAGTTGATGGGTTACACGCTGCACACGGATCGCTACCGGTTGACCGAGTGGGTCGCTCAGGCGAACCACGCGAAGGTGGAGGCCGTGGAACTCTACGACCTCCAGACCGACCCGCAAGAAAACCACAACATCGCCGCCGACCCGGCGCAGGCTGAGACCTTGGCGAAGCTCACCGCCCAACTTCGGGCCGGCTGGCGATCGGCTGTCCCGGCCGTTGAGGTCAATCGCTGA